CTACAAGGACATCGTCTTCCAGGGCACGCAGTCGAAGGTCGACCTGTTCGGCCGCCAGGAGGCGGTCGGGTTCTACAACACCTTCGTCGCGCGGGTGCCCGACCCGACGGCCGAGGGTGCGGTGCCGGACGGGGTCCAGGTCGCCATCGACACTGCGAGCGGTGACGTCCACCTCGTGCGCGGCCCGCACTACCGCGGCATCCAGTTCCACGCCGAGTCGATCCTCACGGAGCGCGGCTACGACCTCGTCCACGACCTGGTCGTGGAGCTGCTCGGCTGAGTTGTGGCCTCGCCCCCGCTCGACCGCCCAGAGCAACCGCGGGTGCTGGTCGTCGACCACCACGACTCCTACACCCACAACCTGCTGCACCTCCTCGCCGAGGTGACCGGCCGGCTGCCGGACCTGGTCCAGCACGACACCGTCGCCGTCGACGCCGTGCTGGCCGGCGACTGGACGCACCTGGTGCTCTCGCCGGGGCCGGGCAGCCCGGCGGTGGCCGACGACTTCGCAGTCGGTGAGCGGATCCTGCGGGAGGCGCGGGTCCCGGTGCTCGGGGTCTGCCTCGGCATGCAGGGCCTGGTGACGGCGTACGGCGGGCGGGTCGACCGCGCGCGTCCGGCCCACGGCGAGGTCGCCGCGATCACCCATGACGACACCGGGATCTTCGCCGGACTGCCGCAGGGCTTCGCTGCCGTGCGCTACCACTCGCTCGCAGCCCTCGACCTGCCCGCCGAGGTCGAGGCGTGCGCGTGGGCCGAGGAGCCGGACGGCTCCCGGGTGGTGATGGGCGTGCGCCACCGGACCCGACCGCTGCACGGCGTGCAGTTCCACCCCGAGTCGATCCTGACCGAGCACGGCGCCCGGATTATCGCGGCGTTCCTGGAGCTCGCATGACGCCGGCCGAGATCGCCGCCCAGGTCGCGCGGGCGCACCCGCGGATGTTCTGGCTCGATGGTGGTGGCGCGCGCCCCGGAGAGGTACGCCGGTCGCTGGTCGGGTGGTTGGAGCCGGAGGACCTGTCACTGACCTACGACGCCGCCGCCGGTGAGGTGCGGGCGCATCGGCGCGGCCGCAGCGAGGTGGTCGGCACCGACGTCTTCGGGGTGCTCGACGAGCAGCTGCGCGCCGACGCCGACGCCGGCCGTAGCACGGAGTTCTCCTGGGTCGGCTACTTCGGGTACGCCGCCCGCCCCGACCTGCCTGCCCGCCACGCCCCCGCCGGTCCGGGGCGACTGCCCGACGCCGTCTGGATGCGGGCGCGCCACGTGCGCGAGCTCGTGCACGACGACGAGGAGCAGACCCCGACGCCGTGGCTGCGGACCGCGGTGCCGCAGGTGCCCCCGGCGTACGCCGAGGCCTTCGCGCAGGTGCAGGAGCGCCTGCACGCCGGGGACTCCTACGAGGTCAACCTGACCTACCGGGTGGCCGGTCCGACCACGACCGAGGACCCGTTTGCGGCCTACCTCCGGCTGCGGGCGCTCGACCCGGCGCCGTACGCCGGCTTCCTCCAGCACGACGTGGCCGGCGCGGGCGTGCACCTGCTCAGCGCGTCACCGGAGCGCTACGCGCGGATCACCGCGGACCGCATGCTGGAGACCAAGCCGATCAAGGGCACCACACCGCGCGCCGCCACCGCGGAGGCCGACGCCGCGGAGGCCGGCCGGCTCGCCGCGGACCCGAAGTTCCGCGCCGAGAACCTCATGATCGTCGACCTGCTGCGCAACGACGTGGCGATGGTCGCCGAGCCCGGCACCGTCAGCGTCCCGGAGCTGATGGCGGTGGAGTCCTACGCCGCGGTGCACCAGCTGGTCTCGACGGTGCGCGGCCGGTTGCGTGAGGGCATCTCGACCGTCGCCGCCCTGCGCGCGCTCTTCCCGGCCGGGTCGATGACCGGGGCGCCCAAGCTGCGCACGATGCAGGTGATCGCCGAGGTCGAGGACACGCCGCGGGAGGTGTACGCCGGCGCCTTCGGCTGGATCGCCGGCGACGGACGCGCCGACCTCGGGGTCGTCATCCGCTCCTGGATGCGGGACGCCACCGGCTCCTGGACGCTCGGCACCGGCGGGGGCATCACCGTGGC
The nucleotide sequence above comes from Nocardioides massiliensis. Encoded proteins:
- a CDS encoding anthranilate synthase component II, which produces MASPPLDRPEQPRVLVVDHHDSYTHNLLHLLAEVTGRLPDLVQHDTVAVDAVLAGDWTHLVLSPGPGSPAVADDFAVGERILREARVPVLGVCLGMQGLVTAYGGRVDRARPAHGEVAAITHDDTGIFAGLPQGFAAVRYHSLAALDLPAEVEACAWAEEPDGSRVVMGVRHRTRPLHGVQFHPESILTEHGARIIAAFLELA
- a CDS encoding anthranilate synthase component I family protein; the encoded protein is MTPAEIAAQVARAHPRMFWLDGGGARPGEVRRSLVGWLEPEDLSLTYDAAAGEVRAHRRGRSEVVGTDVFGVLDEQLRADADAGRSTEFSWVGYFGYAARPDLPARHAPAGPGRLPDAVWMRARHVRELVHDDEEQTPTPWLRTAVPQVPPAYAEAFAQVQERLHAGDSYEVNLTYRVAGPTTTEDPFAAYLRLRALDPAPYAGFLQHDVAGAGVHLLSASPERYARITADRMLETKPIKGTTPRAATAEADAAEAGRLAADPKFRAENLMIVDLLRNDVAMVAEPGTVSVPELMAVESYAAVHQLVSTVRGRLREGISTVAALRALFPAGSMTGAPKLRTMQVIAEVEDTPREVYAGAFGWIAGDGRADLGVVIRSWMRDATGSWTLGTGGGITVASDVVEEYAESRWKAERLLRVLGRVPGDAL